In the genome of Quercus robur chromosome 3, dhQueRobu3.1, whole genome shotgun sequence, one region contains:
- the LOC126718841 gene encoding ribonuclease 3-like codes for MQWPGAYCDSKYSCCYPETGKPATDFTIHGLWPEYKDGSYPSNCDPNSVFEKSQLSDLMTNLQKDWPSLSCPSSNGFRFWSHEWEKHGTCSESQIDQHDYFEAALNLKKKVNLLQILRVARIEPDDGFYSLDNIVRAIIKGIGHTPRIECNKDSHGNSQLYQIYFCVDSSGSEIIECLVPSKGRCASNKVQFPKF; via the exons ATGCAGTGGCCAGGAGCATACTGTGACTCAAAGTACAGTTGTTGCTATCCTGAGACAGGAAAGCCTGCGACTGATTTCACCATTCATGGACTTTGGCCTGAATACAAGGATGGCTCGTATCCTTCAAACTGTGATCCTAACAGTGTCTTCGAGAAATCTCAG CTCTCAGACCTCATGACCAATCTGCAAAAGGATTGGCCATCACTTAGCTGCCCAAGTAGCAATGGCTTTAGGTTCTGGTCACATGAATGGGAAAAACATGGGACATGCTCAGAATCTCAAATTGACCAACATGACTACTTTGAAGCAGCTctcaatctaaagaaaaaagtaaaccTGCTACAAATACTCAGGGTTGCAAGAATTGAACCAGATGATGGATTTTACAGCTTAGACAACATTGTAAGAGCAATAATAAAGGGCATTGGGCACACTCCTAGGATAGAGTGCAATAAAGATTCACATGGTAACAGCCAACTTTACCAAATCTACTTCTGTGTGGACAGTTCTGGGTCAGAAATCATTGAGTGTCTAGTGCCCTCAAAAGGAAGATGTGCTTCAAATAAAGTCCAGTTTCCTAAGTTCTAA